A genomic stretch from Bacillus sp. E(2018) includes:
- a CDS encoding MDR family MFS transporter — MVHKETNLKLVVAGLLLGILMAAMDNTIVATAMGTIVADLGGFDKFVWVTGSYMVAVMAGMPIYGKLSDMYGRKRFFIFGLVVFLIGSALCGLAQSMEQLIAFRAIQGIGGGALMPIAFTIVFDIFPPEKRGKMTGLLGAVFGTSSVLGPLLGAFITDAISWHWVFYINVPIGAASFYLIFRYYKETLEHREQKIDWWGAITLVIAVVSLMFALELGGKTYAWDSTQIVALFTIFTVFFIVFFAVEQKASEPIISFWMFKKRLFATSQILGFLYGGTFIILAVFIPIFVQAVYGGSATSAGLILTPMMLGSVAGSMIGGIFQTKTSFRNLMIVSVISYFTGMYMLSGMTPDTSRMMLTIFMVIVGFGMGFSFSLLPAATINKMEFRYRGSANSTNAFLRSLGMTLGVTIFGALQNRIFYEKISENLKGFAGQGASEFKEIDPQKIFQAGERNKIPPEVLDGITASMSASITTVFTYALIPIAISAIVIVFMGNERVETSKQNIKAK; from the coding sequence ATGGTGCATAAAGAAACAAATCTAAAGTTAGTTGTGGCCGGGTTATTGCTTGGTATTCTGATGGCCGCCATGGATAATACCATTGTAGCAACAGCGATGGGAACGATTGTAGCGGACCTTGGAGGTTTTGATAAATTTGTGTGGGTTACGGGCTCATATATGGTTGCCGTAATGGCCGGGATGCCTATTTACGGTAAATTATCTGACATGTATGGAAGAAAACGATTCTTCATTTTTGGCCTTGTCGTTTTTCTAATCGGTTCTGCTCTTTGTGGTCTTGCTCAAAGTATGGAACAGCTGATAGCGTTTCGAGCGATTCAAGGTATCGGCGGTGGGGCATTGATGCCGATTGCCTTTACGATTGTTTTTGATATTTTTCCTCCAGAAAAGAGAGGGAAGATGACAGGGCTTCTTGGGGCGGTTTTTGGAACTTCGAGTGTTCTCGGACCTTTACTCGGAGCGTTCATTACAGATGCAATCAGCTGGCATTGGGTGTTCTATATTAACGTTCCAATAGGTGCAGCTTCGTTTTACTTGATCTTTCGCTATTATAAAGAAACGCTTGAACACCGTGAGCAAAAGATTGACTGGTGGGGTGCCATCACACTTGTTATTGCGGTTGTTAGTTTGATGTTTGCTCTTGAACTTGGAGGCAAGACGTATGCATGGGATTCAACGCAGATCGTAGCATTGTTTACGATATTCACGGTCTTTTTCATCGTGTTCTTTGCTGTAGAACAAAAAGCATCTGAACCGATTATTTCATTTTGGATGTTTAAAAAGAGGCTTTTTGCTACTTCACAGATTCTAGGTTTTCTTTACGGTGGAACATTCATCATCCTAGCCGTATTTATTCCAATATTCGTTCAAGCGGTTTACGGTGGTTCTGCAACAAGTGCGGGATTGATACTTACACCAATGATGTTAGGTTCTGTTGCTGGAAGTATGATTGGTGGTATCTTTCAAACGAAAACCAGCTTCCGTAACCTTATGATTGTATCTGTCATTTCTTATTTTACTGGCATGTATATGCTAAGTGGTATGACACCGGATACTTCAAGAATGATGCTTACAATATTTATGGTGATTGTTGGATTCGGTATGGGCTTCTCGTTCTCTCTATTACCTGCAGCAACGATCAATAAGATGGAGTTTCGTTATAGAGGTTCAGCCAACTCTACAAATGCCTTTTTACGGTCATTAGGTATGACACTTGGTGTAACCATTTTTGGAGCACTTCAAAATCGGATTTTTTACGAAAAGATAAGTGAGAATCTAAAAGGCTTTGCAGGGCAAGGTGCTTCTGAATTTAAAGAGATTGATCCACAAAAAATATTTCAGGCAGGAGAACGAAATAAAATACCTCCTGAAGTTTTAGATGGAATAACAGCATCAATGTCTGCTTCAATTACGACGGTTTTCACTTATGCACTCATTCCAATCGCGATTTCAGCAATTGTAATAGTGTTTATGGGGAATGAACGGGTAGAGACATCTAAACAAAATATAAAGGCAAAATAA
- a CDS encoding gamma-glutamylcyclotransferase, with amino-acid sequence MFVYGTLRKGGRNAHFLQNAKYIEHRCYAEGQLYDTGWGYPALIFEKDKWVTGELYEVTTEELKRLDELEDFVENRAENLYDRITVRIHTTSGKEEAIMYVMRNKKDHFISIVENDWIRYLTK; translated from the coding sequence GTGTTTGTTTACGGGACGCTTCGAAAAGGTGGAAGGAATGCGCATTTTTTGCAGAATGCAAAATACATAGAACATAGGTGCTACGCCGAGGGACAATTATACGATACAGGTTGGGGTTACCCAGCACTAATTTTTGAAAAAGATAAATGGGTAACAGGCGAGTTATATGAAGTAACAACGGAGGAACTCAAACGTTTAGACGAACTTGAAGATTTTGTAGAAAACAGAGCTGAGAATTTATATGATCGCATCACTGTGAGGATACATACTACAAGTGGTAAAGAAGAAGCTATCATGTATGTGATGCGAAACAAAAAAGATCATTTTATATCGATTGTTGAAAATGATTGGATCAGATATCTCACTAAGTAA
- a CDS encoding GNAT family N-acetyltransferase, which translates to MITFERMNNKQFKDYLKFMLPDYIRDTAEHYKLDRELATEKAEKQMEQLLPDEEKTEGQHLFRINSDNELAGYLWFHVSKEEKKAFLYHIYVLDAFRKRGIAQTALRFFENELKDEGADYVGLHVFGSNENAIALYKKLGYKQASISMNKVL; encoded by the coding sequence TTGATCACATTTGAGAGAATGAACAACAAACAGTTTAAAGATTACCTAAAGTTTATGCTGCCAGATTATATTCGTGATACAGCTGAGCATTATAAACTAGATAGAGAGCTTGCTACTGAAAAAGCAGAGAAACAAATGGAACAACTGCTTCCGGATGAGGAAAAGACAGAAGGACAGCATTTATTTCGAATCAATAGCGATAATGAACTAGCAGGTTACCTATGGTTTCATGTTTCAAAAGAAGAGAAGAAAGCTTTTCTTTATCATATTTACGTGCTGGATGCATTTCGTAAGCGAGGGATCGCTCAGACCGCTCTTCGTTTTTTTGAGAATGAATTAAAAGATGAAGGAGCGGACTACGTCGGTCTTCATGTGTTCGGGTCGAATGAGAACGCAATCGCATTATATAAAAAACTAGGTTATAAACAAGCCTCTATATCCATGAACAAAGTTTTGTAA
- a CDS encoding hemolysin family protein, whose protein sequence is MTLLKLLAVAVLILLTAFFVAAEFAIVKIRKSRIDQLAEEGNKRAIAAQKVISNLDGSLSACQLGITITALGLGWLGEPTVEAILGPVFEKMDLSPAIVHTLSFAIAFASITFLHVVLGELAPKTVAIQKAETISLLLSPALIGFYRVMYPFIWFLNGSAQLLVRMFGLKPASEHDMAHTEEELRLILSESYKSGEINKSEFSYVEKVFEFDDRTAKEIMVPRTEMVCLYEDNTVAENINIIAEEKYTRYPVVGEDKDNVLGMVNAKEVFFDLIKGKEYPLEHYIRPTLSVFENTPIKETLLKLQKKGFHMAVLVDEYGGTAGIVTIEDILEELVGEIRDEFDEDESPMIHAVSPNVKHFDGKVLIPEVNDIYGLEIDDSELDTIGGWVLSQNSEIQENQVISYDEYDFKVIEIDGHQVKKIEITKRLDEDEVSPSSSQELDHNLVEKEA, encoded by the coding sequence TTGACCTTATTGAAATTACTTGCAGTAGCCGTACTTATTCTACTAACCGCTTTTTTCGTAGCAGCAGAATTTGCGATTGTTAAAATTCGTAAATCAAGAATTGACCAATTAGCTGAAGAAGGTAACAAACGAGCGATTGCAGCACAAAAGGTTATTTCTAACCTTGATGGATCACTCTCAGCCTGTCAGTTAGGTATTACTATTACGGCTTTAGGATTAGGTTGGTTAGGTGAGCCTACGGTAGAAGCAATTCTCGGTCCAGTATTTGAAAAAATGGATTTAAGCCCTGCGATTGTTCATACATTATCATTTGCAATTGCATTTGCATCCATTACTTTTTTACACGTTGTTCTTGGTGAGCTTGCACCAAAAACAGTAGCTATTCAAAAGGCTGAAACAATTAGCTTATTGTTATCACCTGCATTGATTGGATTCTACAGAGTCATGTATCCTTTTATTTGGTTCTTAAACGGAAGTGCTCAGCTTCTAGTTAGAATGTTTGGTTTGAAACCAGCTTCAGAACATGATATGGCGCATACAGAAGAAGAACTTCGTTTAATCCTAAGTGAGAGCTACAAAAGTGGTGAAATCAACAAGTCTGAGTTCAGTTATGTAGAAAAGGTATTCGAATTTGACGACAGAACTGCAAAAGAGATCATGGTCCCTCGTACTGAAATGGTTTGTCTTTATGAAGACAATACTGTTGCAGAAAATATTAATATAATTGCAGAAGAAAAATATACACGTTACCCTGTTGTTGGGGAAGATAAAGATAATGTTCTTGGTATGGTGAATGCGAAAGAAGTATTTTTTGACTTAATTAAAGGAAAAGAATATCCTCTTGAACATTACATTAGACCAACATTGAGCGTATTTGAAAATACACCAATTAAAGAAACACTATTAAAGCTTCAGAAAAAAGGATTTCATATGGCAGTTTTAGTTGATGAATATGGTGGAACTGCTGGTATTGTAACCATCGAAGATATTCTGGAAGAGCTTGTTGGTGAAATACGTGATGAATTTGATGAAGACGAATCTCCAATGATTCATGCAGTCAGCCCAAATGTTAAGCACTTTGATGGGAAAGTATTAATCCCAGAAGTTAACGACATCTATGGACTTGAAATTGATGATAGTGAACTTGATACTATTGGTGGCTGGGTACTTTCACAGAACTCCGAAATACAAGAAAATCAGGTCATTTCGTATGATGAATATGATTTCAAGGTGATAGAAATTGATGGTCACCAAGTTAAAAAAATCGAAATTACGAAAAGACTTGATGAGGATGAAGTAAGCCCTTCTTCATCCCAAGAATTAGATCATAACTTAGTTGAAAAAGAAGCTTAA
- a CDS encoding OsmC family protein, with product MAQHVFHLNAHWPGGRNDIGLIETQHLQTEVSIPPEMDGPGIGTNPDEMLLGAAATCYIITLAAMIERSKIEKINLTMTSEGYVDVTNGVITYQKIIHRPVVTIKHDSSKNISTLLQKLATKAEHSCMISRALKGNVEIEAILTIKNG from the coding sequence GTGGCACAACATGTTTTTCATCTAAATGCGCATTGGCCAGGTGGCAGAAATGATATTGGATTGATTGAAACACAACATTTGCAAACAGAAGTTTCCATCCCCCCTGAAATGGATGGGCCGGGAATTGGCACAAATCCTGATGAGATGTTACTAGGAGCAGCAGCAACGTGCTATATAATCACTCTTGCTGCCATGATAGAACGCAGTAAAATAGAGAAGATTAATTTGACGATGACGTCAGAAGGGTATGTCGATGTAACAAACGGAGTCATCACCTATCAAAAGATCATTCATAGACCGGTCGTCACGATCAAACATGACTCTTCAAAAAACATTTCGACACTTCTTCAAAAACTCGCCACAAAAGCCGAGCATTCGTGTATGATTTCACGAGCATTGAAGGGTAATGTCGAAATAGAGGCGATTCTGACGATAAAAAATGGATGA
- a CDS encoding gamma-glutamyl-gamma-aminobutyrate hydrolase family protein, with product MTQKPLIGLTSTIMSINTIETQNENVDTVVVYNKFAETVRDAGGIPIVIPMGKPEEAEFYAKMCDGLIFTGGEDISSITYNEEPHPKVKKVNKNRDDFEIELVKKARENEKAILAMCRGYHLLNVSYGGTIIQDVESEFTDSINHFQSSATRSEPSHTVSIEEDSKLYKIVGEKEVAVNSFHHQAIGKVGKGLRVAARASDGVIEALELEDQNKTFLLGTQWHPEELRHENENMMAIIKTFIKEAKKNKE from the coding sequence ATGACTCAAAAGCCATTAATTGGATTAACAAGCACGATTATGTCGATCAATACGATTGAGACTCAAAATGAAAATGTTGATACGGTCGTTGTTTATAATAAATTTGCGGAAACGGTTAGAGATGCAGGAGGAATACCAATTGTAATTCCGATGGGCAAGCCAGAAGAAGCTGAGTTTTACGCAAAAATGTGTGACGGGTTAATCTTTACAGGTGGCGAAGATATCAGCTCCATTACTTATAACGAGGAACCTCATCCAAAAGTAAAAAAGGTAAATAAAAATCGTGATGATTTTGAGATCGAGCTTGTGAAAAAAGCACGTGAGAACGAAAAAGCTATTCTTGCTATGTGTCGAGGCTACCATTTATTAAATGTTAGCTATGGAGGAACTATCATCCAAGATGTAGAGAGTGAGTTTACTGACAGTATCAATCATTTTCAATCATCTGCAACGCGATCAGAACCTTCTCATACCGTTAGCATTGAAGAAGACAGTAAACTGTATAAGATTGTTGGTGAAAAAGAGGTTGCTGTTAATAGCTTTCACCATCAAGCGATCGGAAAAGTCGGAAAAGGGTTACGAGTTGCTGCAAGAGCTTCTGACGGTGTGATTGAGGCGTTAGAGCTGGAAGATCAAAATAAAACGTTCTTGCTTGGGACGCAGTGGCATCCTGAAGAATTAAGACATGAAAACGAGAATATGATGGCGATCATAAAGACATTCATTAAGGAAGCAAAGAAAAATAAGGAATAA
- a CDS encoding GNAT family N-acetyltransferase, with translation MEDVAFTSYIEKKHFKAIQELNKQEGWTQLVERDEETKQAWGKSNLAYVMLKDEEVIGYARGLTDEHVTLYICEMLISKPYRGRGVGGKLLNVIQAKYPTARMEMLASRTSHTFYEGQNFRSFYGYRRTYEECKS, from the coding sequence GTGGAGGATGTAGCATTTACTTCGTATATAGAAAAGAAGCATTTTAAGGCGATTCAAGAACTAAACAAACAAGAAGGCTGGACACAATTAGTTGAAAGGGACGAAGAAACAAAACAGGCTTGGGGTAAGTCCAATTTAGCGTATGTCATGCTAAAGGACGAAGAGGTAATAGGTTATGCTCGTGGGCTAACTGATGAACACGTAACGCTCTATATATGCGAGATGCTGATCTCAAAGCCTTATAGAGGACGAGGAGTAGGTGGAAAGCTGTTGAACGTCATTCAAGCGAAGTATCCAACAGCACGAATGGAGATGCTTGCATCACGTACATCGCACACTTTTTATGAAGGGCAAAATTTTAGATCTTTTTACGGATATCGAAGAACGTATGAAGAATGTAAATCTTAG
- a CDS encoding VOC family protein yields the protein MSEKVTSISAVQSHINNVFVHVTDLKKSVEWYADLLGITIDLSEVQSPVHNIPVTGQTGLSLDDHTFDPSFHRSPGSGPMFNLFAPDIDEAYKELQKKKMKVIREIEWHGEVAWFNVEDPDGNVVMICNC from the coding sequence ATGAGTGAAAAAGTAACGAGTATCTCTGCTGTTCAAAGCCACATCAACAATGTATTCGTGCATGTAACGGATCTAAAAAAATCTGTGGAATGGTATGCTGATCTATTGGGGATAACAATAGATTTAAGTGAAGTGCAATCACCTGTACATAACATTCCAGTAACAGGACAAACAGGATTATCTCTAGATGATCATACGTTTGACCCATCTTTCCACCGATCACCTGGTTCAGGTCCTATGTTTAATCTGTTTGCCCCAGATATTGATGAAGCATACAAAGAACTTCAAAAGAAGAAAATGAAAGTGATCCGTGAGATCGAGTGGCACGGTGAAGTAGCTTGGTTCAATGTAGAAGATCCAGATGGAAACGTAGTTATGATCTGCAATTGTTAA
- a CDS encoding M3 family oligoendopeptidase, with protein MNDQKINALKQEFENLVSVTITSLGDLKNFLSQQKSIYEKVEEEMLRHYIAFQCQSNDEEIKKQFEFDQQHIKPLFKKYQSILDEKVLESPFMAELPDDEFGEYKKKLRTQFALFQEANLEIEKQEDALTNQYFEITGGLSSHWEGKEVTISELFVHIRDSKRDIREKAMKALYEPILKEEEKLQSILDELIQLRVKKAENAGLKSFNDYMFKKYNRFDYTPVDCTELAESIREHVLPITIQLQKEHKAEIGVDVYKPWDVQAEAIGRKPLQPVSSDVELINKSAKVLSELDVTFGSLVHEMNEKKLFDLTSRKGKAQGGFCESLPETGLPFIFMNMSNTDSDLVVFMHEMGHAIHDLLKSDLELYAYKQIPMESAELASMSMELFTMDRWNEFYKTEEELNRAKKDQLKGALMSLPYIMVIDQFQHWLYQHPNHTWEERTKKFGELKERYDASIVDWNGYEEWKVKGWFYTLHIFEVPFYFVEYAISQLGAIQLYKNYKEDPEGTIIKYKEALKLGSSKSLPEVYEAAGIELDFSSNKIAELMEFVAKELNLLSIS; from the coding sequence ATGAACGATCAGAAAATAAATGCACTAAAACAAGAGTTTGAGAATCTTGTAAGCGTAACCATAACTTCCTTAGGAGATCTAAAGAATTTTTTAAGTCAGCAAAAATCCATCTACGAAAAAGTAGAAGAAGAGATGCTTCGCCATTATATTGCCTTTCAATGTCAAAGTAATGATGAAGAGATTAAGAAGCAATTTGAATTTGATCAGCAACACATCAAGCCATTGTTTAAAAAGTACCAATCGATCCTGGATGAGAAAGTGTTAGAGTCACCATTTATGGCTGAACTGCCAGACGATGAATTTGGAGAATATAAAAAGAAGTTAAGAACACAATTTGCTCTATTTCAAGAAGCCAACTTGGAAATTGAAAAACAAGAGGATGCACTAACGAATCAATACTTTGAGATCACAGGAGGTCTATCTTCACATTGGGAAGGTAAAGAAGTAACGATTAGTGAACTTTTTGTTCATATTAGAGATTCCAAGCGTGATATAAGAGAAAAAGCGATGAAAGCTTTGTATGAACCTATACTAAAAGAAGAAGAGAAACTTCAAAGTATTCTTGATGAGTTGATTCAACTACGAGTGAAGAAAGCGGAGAACGCGGGCTTGAAGAGTTTTAATGATTATATGTTTAAGAAATATAATCGATTTGACTACACGCCAGTGGATTGTACAGAACTCGCTGAATCCATACGTGAGCATGTTCTTCCGATCACGATACAGCTTCAAAAAGAGCACAAAGCTGAAATAGGTGTAGATGTTTATAAGCCTTGGGATGTTCAAGCAGAAGCAATCGGTCGAAAACCATTACAACCTGTAAGTTCAGATGTGGAGTTGATCAATAAATCAGCGAAAGTTTTAAGCGAACTTGATGTTACGTTCGGCTCCCTTGTTCATGAGATGAACGAGAAGAAGCTGTTTGATCTGACAAGCAGAAAAGGAAAAGCACAAGGTGGATTTTGTGAATCTTTACCTGAAACAGGGCTTCCGTTTATTTTTATGAACATGTCCAATACGGATAGTGATCTTGTTGTTTTTATGCATGAGATGGGACATGCGATTCACGATTTATTGAAGAGCGATTTAGAATTATATGCTTATAAACAAATTCCAATGGAGTCGGCCGAACTAGCGAGTATGAGTATGGAGCTTTTCACAATGGATCGTTGGAATGAGTTTTACAAGACAGAGGAGGAACTTAACCGAGCGAAGAAAGATCAGCTAAAAGGGGCTTTAATGAGTCTTCCTTATATTATGGTCATTGATCAGTTTCAGCACTGGCTATATCAACATCCGAATCATACGTGGGAAGAGCGTACGAAGAAGTTTGGCGAATTGAAAGAACGGTATGATGCTTCGATAGTAGATTGGAACGGGTATGAAGAATGGAAAGTAAAAGGGTGGTTCTATACGCTTCATATTTTCGAAGTTCCATTTTATTTTGTTGAGTATGCCATTTCTCAACTTGGAGCTATTCAATTGTACAAAAATTACAAAGAAGATCCAGAGGGTACAATCATTAAATATAAAGAAGCCCTAAAACTTGGAAGCTCTAAATCACTTCCAGAAGTTTATGAAGCTGCAGGGATCGAGTTGGATTTTTCATCCAATAAGATTGCTGAGCTTATGGAGTTTGTTGCGAAAGAACTTAACCTGTTATCAATTAGTTAA
- a CDS encoding MBL fold metallo-hydrolase, whose translation MQTLEKLTERFWYQTPVSETDRPILGAVVGNEMTLMIDAGNSEKHASYFLDELRKKEIRKPNLVVITHWHWDHIFGLPALNIPSISSAETKIKMQELLPFSWSDEDLDERVLQGVEIEFCADAIKKEFPDHRKIKIMLPTITFHEKMEIDLGGVTCVLQHVGGDHTTDSIVVYIKEEKILFLSDCLYANMYAPKNNYTVKRTLKLLDQLEAFDADYYIFSHWKAATKQEFQIETTMLRRFANLTKEFEGNPQAIEEEYKVQVNRELNEDERETLQYFVNGFNLYLDK comes from the coding sequence TTGCAGACATTAGAAAAACTAACAGAACGTTTTTGGTACCAAACACCTGTTTCAGAGACAGATCGCCCAATTTTAGGAGCTGTTGTGGGAAACGAAATGACTTTGATGATTGATGCAGGAAACTCAGAAAAACATGCATCTTACTTTTTGGATGAGCTACGTAAAAAGGAAATCCGAAAACCCAATCTAGTCGTTATTACGCACTGGCATTGGGATCACATTTTTGGATTGCCTGCATTGAACATTCCATCCATTTCTTCAGCAGAAACGAAAATAAAAATGCAAGAACTTCTTCCTTTCTCTTGGAGTGATGAAGATTTGGATGAAAGAGTTCTGCAAGGAGTCGAAATCGAATTTTGTGCTGACGCTATAAAAAAAGAATTCCCAGATCATCGTAAAATCAAGATAATGCTTCCGACGATTACGTTTCATGAAAAAATGGAAATTGATCTAGGTGGAGTTACCTGTGTTCTTCAACATGTTGGCGGAGACCATACAACAGATTCAATCGTAGTATACATTAAGGAAGAAAAGATTTTATTTTTATCAGATTGTCTTTACGCTAATATGTACGCACCAAAAAATAATTATACAGTGAAACGAACGCTTAAATTGTTAGACCAACTGGAAGCCTTTGACGCAGATTATTATATCTTCTCTCATTGGAAAGCAGCAACGAAGCAAGAGTTTCAAATAGAAACTACCATGTTAAGACGGTTCGCTAACCTTACAAAAGAATTTGAAGGTAATCCACAAGCCATTGAAGAAGAATATAAAGTCCAGGTTAATCGTGAACTAAATGAAGATGAACGTGAAACGTTACAGTATTTTGTTAACGGTTTCAACCTATACCTAGATAAATAG
- a CDS encoding sugar phosphate isomerase/epimerase, with protein MRKIGLQLYSIQKEAEKNLLGTLERVKEIGYDSVQFAGLFGISAKEVKKVLDENALTVAGAHIPLQQFSGDALKKQMEDQLILENDLMIMPYLTEDERKSIDDYKRVAEMLNEAGLRSKEYGIRVAYHNHDFEFYELEGKMPFDLLYQETDPDLVKMELDTYWAKYAGFEPEELLNKYRFRCVSLHLKDMVEKNGQKQSTIAGTGILDLGGFLKLADEQKVDYCVIEQEHFEGDLLSEVEKGVQTVKALL; from the coding sequence ATGAGAAAAATCGGATTGCAACTGTACTCCATACAAAAAGAAGCTGAAAAGAATTTATTAGGTACTTTAGAAAGAGTGAAAGAGATCGGATATGACAGCGTACAATTTGCTGGATTGTTCGGGATTTCTGCTAAAGAAGTAAAAAAGGTATTGGATGAAAATGCTTTAACTGTTGCTGGAGCTCATATTCCACTTCAGCAATTCTCAGGAGATGCATTAAAAAAACAAATGGAAGATCAACTCATTTTAGAGAATGATTTGATGATCATGCCTTACTTAACAGAAGATGAAAGAAAATCGATAGACGATTACAAGCGTGTAGCAGAGATGTTGAACGAAGCGGGATTAAGAAGCAAAGAGTATGGAATCCGTGTAGCTTACCATAATCATGATTTTGAATTTTACGAGCTTGAAGGTAAGATGCCGTTTGATTTGCTTTATCAAGAAACAGACCCTGATTTAGTCAAGATGGAGCTGGACACGTATTGGGCAAAATATGCTGGGTTTGAGCCTGAGGAGCTGCTGAATAAGTATCGCTTCCGTTGCGTGTCCCTTCACCTCAAAGATATGGTAGAGAAAAACGGGCAAAAACAGAGCACGATTGCTGGAACAGGAATACTTGATCTCGGTGGCTTCTTAAAATTAGCAGATGAACAGAAAGTCGACTATTGCGTGATTGAGCAAGAACATTTTGAAGGAGACCTTCTTTCGGAAGTTGAAAAAGGTGTGCAGACCGTTAAAGCACTTTTATAG
- a CDS encoding alpha/beta fold hydrolase yields the protein MLQTFKVAIEEFGGIERQIRVCLPDDYRDGKEHFPVLYMHDGQNLFHDEDASYGVSWGLADYLKTSKTPLIIVGIDCNHEGFERFNEYAPWENPTVGPELLKFEGVYGGKGEAYIEFVLHKLKPLIDEKYRTKPDETLMAGSSMGGLISTYAACRYPHVFKRVASLSSAYWFNQTEIESFIEESDLSGLKRFYMDIGTDEDTSKVDAAHYIRSSEEVYEVFKNKNIDVQFKIIEGGVHHEKAWRERMPKIIEYLMK from the coding sequence ATGTTACAAACATTCAAAGTGGCGATTGAAGAATTCGGAGGAATAGAAAGACAGATTCGCGTTTGTCTGCCTGACGATTATAGAGACGGTAAAGAACATTTTCCTGTTCTTTATATGCATGACGGTCAGAATTTGTTTCATGATGAAGACGCTAGCTACGGAGTTTCATGGGGATTAGCTGATTATTTGAAAACGAGTAAAACACCTCTTATCATCGTTGGAATTGACTGTAATCATGAGGGGTTTGAACGTTTTAATGAATATGCTCCATGGGAAAACCCGACAGTAGGACCAGAACTTCTTAAATTTGAAGGAGTTTATGGAGGAAAAGGGGAAGCATACATCGAGTTTGTTTTACATAAGTTAAAGCCGTTAATAGATGAAAAATACAGAACAAAACCTGACGAAACATTAATGGCAGGCAGTTCGATGGGTGGGTTGATCTCCACGTATGCAGCTTGTCGCTATCCACATGTATTCAAAAGAGTAGCAAGCCTTTCTTCCGCTTATTGGTTCAATCAGACAGAGATTGAAAGTTTCATAGAAGAAAGTGACTTAAGTGGGCTCAAAAGATTTTATATGGATATCGGAACCGATGAGGATACATCTAAAGTGGATGCTGCTCATTACATACGTTCTTCTGAAGAGGTCTATGAAGTTTTTAAGAATAAGAACATTGATGTGCAATTTAAAATCATCGAGGGCGGAGTACATCATGAGAAAGCTTGGCGAGAAAGAATGCCTAAAATCATTGAATATTTGATGAAGTAA